One region of Mugil cephalus isolate CIBA_MC_2020 chromosome 17, CIBA_Mcephalus_1.1, whole genome shotgun sequence genomic DNA includes:
- the fam241a gene encoding uncharacterized protein FAM241A: MSTVTPHLNEPNHFQRSEFEDSPSGNQRRRRTVERADGEGRIPRQRVDVGQTRHRPLSDSSVGWPHVDGPITRQPHLDDCQRMGTLFGMLNKCLRGMGFSQMYFGDKIVEPVVIVFFWLLLWFLGIQALGLVGTLCIIIIYIQK, translated from the exons ATGTCTACTGTAACGCCGCATTTAAATGAGCCAAATCATTTTCAGCGAAGTGAATTCGAAGATTCGCCATCAGGAAACCAGAGAAGACGGCGTACTGTTGAACGAGCCGACGGAGAAGGGCGGATACCGCGACAGCGG GTTGATGTTGGTCAAACCAGACATCGACCTCTAAGTGATTCCAGTGTTGGATGGCCCCACGTGGATGGACCCATTACCAGACAACCTCATTTGGATGACTGTCAGCGGATGGGGACTCTGTTTGGGATGCTCAATAAGTGTTTAAGGGGAATGGGCTTCAGCCAGATGTACTTTGGGGACAAGATTGTCGAACCAGTTGTGATTGTGTTCTTCTGGCTGCTGCTCTGGTTCTTGGGCATTCAGGCTTTGGGACTGGTGGGAACACTGTGCATCATCATTATCTACATTCAGAAGTAA